The following coding sequences lie in one Apium graveolens cultivar Ventura chromosome 1, ASM990537v1, whole genome shotgun sequence genomic window:
- the LOC141665397 gene encoding uncharacterized protein LOC141665397, with amino-acid sequence MDRPPRSILHSPKVIERLIKWEIDLGEFDIKYKPQTSLKAHTLADFTVERTINNQEVGGQEIVTPEEGKKDKEKDLTLKEYWVLYFDRAFKKRSSGATLGLQSPEGFMIEYALKLDYPTMNNKAEYEALIAGLGLDRVVRAKNIKIYGESRLIVAKVNGVFEAENDPIAKYLRVMKGILTQFDEWYAKHVPREENTTSYALSKFTSPEIENYPRSIYFRVPRTPKIHVINLIIPIGLTSYWIDPIKNHLETGWLPDDAQEACNLSVRALKYSLIEGLLYKRSFVIPYLKCLKPLEADEALDEAYMGIFILALGGRALANKIIQLGFYWPRMMDDTKSYMKKREMPEARSYSSTAPREAYIYQV; translated from the coding sequence ATGGACCGACCCCCGAGAAGCATCCTTCACAGCCCTAAAGTGATTGAAAGGCTCATCAAATGGGAAATTGATttgggagaatttgatatcaagtatAAGCCTCAGACATCCCTCAAGGCCCATACATTAGCAGACTTCACGGTCGAACGCACCATTAataaccaagaagtcggggggcaagaGATAGTGACCCCAGAAGAAGGAAAGAAGGATAAAGAAAAAGACTTGACTCtaaaagagtattgggttctctattttgacaGAGCATTCAAAAAAAGATCTAGTGGTGCAACCCTAGGATTACAAAGCCCCGAAGGGTTCATGATCGAAtatgctttgaagttggactATCCAACTATGAACAACAAAGCAGAGTATGAGGCTTTGATAGCCGGGTTAGGCTTAGATAGAGTTGTGAGAGCCAAGAATATTAAAATTTATGGAGAATCAAGGCTCATTGTTGCCAAAGTCAATGGGGTGTTTGAGGCTGAAAATGATCCCATAGCCAAGTACCTACGGGTCATGAAAGGAATACTGACTCAATTTGATGAATGGTACGCAAAACATGTTCcgagagaggagaacactacGTCCTATGCCCTTTCCAAGTTCACCTCACCTGAAATCGAGAACTATCCAAGAAGTATTTACTTTCGTGTCCCGAGGACCCCAAAAATTCATGTCATAAACTTGATAATACCAATTGGCTTGACTAGCTACTGGATCGACCCCATTAAGAACCACCTTGAGACAGGTTGGCTCCCGGATGATGCCCAAGAGGCATGCAATTTATCAGTGAGAGCGTTAAAGTACTCTCTAATCGAAGGCCTTTTATACAAAAGGTCTTTCGTGATCCCATATTTGAAGTGTTTGAAACCTCTTGAGGCAGATGAGGCACTTGATGAAGCTTATATGGGGATTTTCATACTAGcacttgggggcagggccctTGCTAACAAGATAATTCAATTGGGATTCTACTGGCCAAGAATGATGGATGATACAAAATCCTACATGAAGAAGCGTGAGATGCCAGAGGCACGGTCCTATAGTTCTACGGCCCCCAGAGAGGCTTACATCTATCAAGTGTGA